A window from Gopherus flavomarginatus isolate rGopFla2 chromosome 4, rGopFla2.mat.asm, whole genome shotgun sequence encodes these proteins:
- the CCDC25 gene encoding coiled-coil domain-containing protein 25 isoform X1, protein MVFYFTSSVVPAVYSIYMGKDKYENEDLIKYGWPEDIWFHVDKLSSAHVYLRLHKGQTVDDIPKEVLIDCAHLVKANSIQGCKMNNINVVYTPWTNLKKTADMDVGQIGFHRQKDVRTVTVEKKVNEILNRLEKTKVERFPDLAAEKEARDREERNEKKAQIQEMKRKEKEEMKKKKEMEDLRSYSSLMKSENMSSNQLELQNKSQGEGTCMITGKGSLFPVTSSRDVKQAKETSAPFFPLHSVAFRVACQQR, encoded by the exons TTGTTCCCGCCGTTTACAGCATTTACATGGGAAAAGATAAATATGAAA ATGAAGACCTGATAAAATATGGCTGGCCTGAAGATATTTG GTTTCATGTGGACAAGCTCTCGTCTGCACACGTGTACCTCCGACTGCACAAG GGGCAGACAGTGGATGATATTCCCAAAGAAGTTTTGATAGACTGCGCCCATCTAGTGAAGGCCAATAGCATTCAAG GCTGCAAAATGAACAACATCAATGTGGTGTACACGCCATGGACCAACCTGAAGAAAACGGCTGACATGGACGTGGGACAGATAGGATTTCACAGACAAAAGGAT GTGAGAACAGTGACAGTGGAGAAGAAGGTGAATGAGATACTGAACAGGCTAGAGAAGACCAAAGTGGAGCGGTTCCCCGACCTGGCCGCTGAGAAGGAAGCCCGGGACAGAGAGGAGAGGAATGAGAAAAAAGCCCAGATCCAAGAGATGAAAcggaaagagaaggaggaaatgaagaaaaagaaagaaatggaagaTCTCAG GAGCTACTCTTCGCTAATGAAGTCTGAGAACATGTCTTCCAACCAG ttGGAATTACAGAACAAAAGCCAAGGAGAAGGGACCTGCATGATTACAGGGAAAGGGAGTCTCTTTCCTGTAACGTCCTCTAGGGATGTTAAACAGGCCAAGGAAACAtctgctcctttctttcctctccattcgGTTGCATTCAGAGTTGCTTGTCAGCAGAGGTGA
- the CCDC25 gene encoding coiled-coil domain-containing protein 25 isoform X3: MVFYFTSSVVPAVYSIYMGKDKYENEDLIKYGWPEDIWFHVDKLSSAHVYLRLHKGQTVDDIPKEVLIDCAHLVKANSIQGCKMNNINVVYTPWTNLKKTADMDVGQIGFHRQKDVRTVTVEKKVNEILNRLEKTKVERFPDLAAEKEARDREERNEKKAQIQEMKRKEKEEMKKKKEMEDLRSYSSLMKSENMSSNQDGNDSDDFM; this comes from the exons TTGTTCCCGCCGTTTACAGCATTTACATGGGAAAAGATAAATATGAAA ATGAAGACCTGATAAAATATGGCTGGCCTGAAGATATTTG GTTTCATGTGGACAAGCTCTCGTCTGCACACGTGTACCTCCGACTGCACAAG GGGCAGACAGTGGATGATATTCCCAAAGAAGTTTTGATAGACTGCGCCCATCTAGTGAAGGCCAATAGCATTCAAG GCTGCAAAATGAACAACATCAATGTGGTGTACACGCCATGGACCAACCTGAAGAAAACGGCTGACATGGACGTGGGACAGATAGGATTTCACAGACAAAAGGAT GTGAGAACAGTGACAGTGGAGAAGAAGGTGAATGAGATACTGAACAGGCTAGAGAAGACCAAAGTGGAGCGGTTCCCCGACCTGGCCGCTGAGAAGGAAGCCCGGGACAGAGAGGAGAGGAATGAGAAAAAAGCCCAGATCCAAGAGATGAAAcggaaagagaaggaggaaatgaagaaaaagaaagaaatggaagaTCTCAG GAGCTACTCTTCGCTAATGAAGTCTGAGAACATGTCTTCCAACCAG GATGGCAATGATTCGGATGACTTCATGTGA
- the CCDC25 gene encoding coiled-coil domain-containing protein 25 isoform X2, which produces MVFYFTSSDEDLIKYGWPEDIWFHVDKLSSAHVYLRLHKGQTVDDIPKEVLIDCAHLVKANSIQGCKMNNINVVYTPWTNLKKTADMDVGQIGFHRQKDVRTVTVEKKVNEILNRLEKTKVERFPDLAAEKEARDREERNEKKAQIQEMKRKEKEEMKKKKEMEDLRSYSSLMKSENMSSNQLELQNKSQGEGTCMITGKGSLFPVTSSRDVKQAKETSAPFFPLHSVAFRVACQQR; this is translated from the exons ATGAAGACCTGATAAAATATGGCTGGCCTGAAGATATTTG GTTTCATGTGGACAAGCTCTCGTCTGCACACGTGTACCTCCGACTGCACAAG GGGCAGACAGTGGATGATATTCCCAAAGAAGTTTTGATAGACTGCGCCCATCTAGTGAAGGCCAATAGCATTCAAG GCTGCAAAATGAACAACATCAATGTGGTGTACACGCCATGGACCAACCTGAAGAAAACGGCTGACATGGACGTGGGACAGATAGGATTTCACAGACAAAAGGAT GTGAGAACAGTGACAGTGGAGAAGAAGGTGAATGAGATACTGAACAGGCTAGAGAAGACCAAAGTGGAGCGGTTCCCCGACCTGGCCGCTGAGAAGGAAGCCCGGGACAGAGAGGAGAGGAATGAGAAAAAAGCCCAGATCCAAGAGATGAAAcggaaagagaaggaggaaatgaagaaaaagaaagaaatggaagaTCTCAG GAGCTACTCTTCGCTAATGAAGTCTGAGAACATGTCTTCCAACCAG ttGGAATTACAGAACAAAAGCCAAGGAGAAGGGACCTGCATGATTACAGGGAAAGGGAGTCTCTTTCCTGTAACGTCCTCTAGGGATGTTAAACAGGCCAAGGAAACAtctgctcctttctttcctctccattcgGTTGCATTCAGAGTTGCTTGTCAGCAGAGGTGA